Part of the Deltaproteobacteria bacterium genome is shown below.
ATACACAAAAATCTCGACCTCAAGCGGGTGGAAGAGACGGTACGAAACGCCCGCGACCTGGGCATAGTCACAATAGGCAACTTCATGCTGGGCTTTCCCACCGAAACCGGGGAGGAGCTTAGGCGCACCATAGATTTCGCCTGCCGCCTGCCCTTAAACTTCGCCTCTTTCATGACCGTCACTCCCTTTCCCGGCACCAGGCTTTGCGAAATGTGCGGCCAGATCGAAGCGCCCGATGAAAGCGGGATGCACTTTTACAGGGCGAGCCACAATCTTTCCACCCTTTCGGACCGGGAATTTTTTTCCTTGAGGCGAATGGCCTACCGAAGGTTTTACGCAAGGCTTCCCCAAAGGGTGGTTTTTAGCGGCGCTCACAAGAGCCTGGCCCTTGGCCGGGCGGTTTCCCATTATTTTCAGATGCAGCTTTCATGATCTCCGGGCCGGACAAAAAACGCCTCTGGAAAAGGCTTATAGCGGCGGTTTCCCTTTCGGCGCTGTTCGTGGGCCTGTGGGAGACCTTCGTCAGCCCGGATTTTTTTTCCTACCTTGCACTTGGCGGGTATGTGGCCATCAACAAGAGCCTGCCTGCCTACAACTTTTTCACCTATATCCCCTCTCCGCGCAATTTCATAAATCACGCCTGGTCGGTGGCCGTCCTGACCCACCTTGTTTACGAGTCCTTCGGGTTTTTGGGAATACAGTGTTACAGGTGGGCCTTGGCCCTTGCGACACTGGGCCTCGTATATTACGCGGCAAGAAAGCGCGGGGCGTCCCGGACAGCCTCCCTGGCGGTCCTGGGCCTCATCGCCCCCTTTGCCCCGGCGGCCTTTCCTCTTTTCCTGGCCCGCAATTTTTCTTATTTCTATTTCGTTCTCTGCCTTCACATGCTGGAGGAAACCGGAACCAGCCGCCGGAAAACGTCCATGGTCCTGTTGCCGGTCCTTTTCTGGGCCTGGGCCAACACCCATATGTCGGTTCCGGCGGGGTTCATACTTTTCGGAATCTACATCGCCTGCGGCTTTTTTTCCAGGCCTCGGCCCCGCTGGCTCATGGCTTCGGGCGCGGCGGCCTTCGCCCTCACCTTCGCCACTCCCTTCGGGGCGGATTTGTGGGAAAACTTCCTCGTCTCCCTTTCCTACGATCCCAACGATTACGGCGGCGAATGGCTGCCCCTGGCCGAGGCCCTGAAAATCGGGTTCGACAAGGACGTGCTTTACCCGTTTCTGGGGCTTTTGCCCCTTGCCGGGATTCTTTGGGCGAGGTTCCTGAAAGGCGATCTTGCGGCTAAATCGGTCATGGCGGTGATGGCCCTCCTGGCCTTCAAATACAACCGCCACGTCACCCTTTTCGCTCTGGCCTTCGGGGTTTACGCGCCCCGTGCCCTGGACCGGGCGGCGGCGGAGTTTTTGCGGACCAGTGGCGGCTCCACCGGGCGCGCGGCCCGCGTGGCCACCGTGGCGGTCCTGCTGACGGCTGCGGCCTTTTCGGGGTTTTTCATCTCGAAAAGGGCCATGGGCCTTTCCGAATGGGGCCCGCCCCTTTCGCACAGAATTCCGGCCCGGCCCGTGAACAGCTCTGTGATACACTCCTTCTATCCGGTGGGAGCGGTTGAATACATGAAGTCCCTGGAGCTTTCGGGGGACGTTCTCACCTGGGCCATGTGGGGGGGCTATCTGTCCTGGGAGTGCTTTCCGAGGGTTCGCTCGGCTGTGGACGGAAGGGCCTACGAGGAGTATCCCAAGGACATATACAACGACTACGTGAGGTTCTATTACGGTATGCCCGGATGGAGGAGGATACTGGAGAGGTTTCCGCCGGATCACGTGCTGGTCCACGCCAACACGGTTGCCGACGTTCGCATGTCCCGGTTGAACGACTGGTGCGAAATTTACAGGGATGAGGTCTCGGCTCTTTATACGCGGATATACTGACCGAACAGGCCCGCCGTCAGCGCCTGCTATGCGCCCCAGAAACGCACCTTTTCAAAGGGGCAGCCGGAAAAATCATTGACGAAAACCCCGCCCTTCACCCGGCCCACACCGCATTCCCGCGAGCATTCGCAGTCGCAGAGGGTCTTGGCCCCGTCCTTGCCGCCAAACTCCTTGTCGTAAGAAAGGGTGAGGCGAATGTCGCGGCCCAGGTCGCGCCCTATTTTCGGGCACTGCACGTACCTGTAAACCACCATCTGAAGAGGGATTCTCTCTGCCGGCTCCATGGCTTTTCTCCCGTGCGGGTTCGGACCACTACGCCTTAAATTTAAGAATAATTATTATTTTTGTCAAGCCCTGCTTCTATGGGCTGTCAGGCCGCATCTTTTTTCCTCCTCCTCATGGCAACTATCCTCTTGACAGCCTTTTCGATTTCCACGGCCACGAAAATTGAAAAAGACACGCCGATGGTTATGCCAAGCTCTTTGATCGTTAAAGGCTCGGTGTTGAAAATCGGGTTTAAAACCGGCGTGTAAATGGTGGCGAGCTGAAGGGCGAAACTTAGAAAAACCGCGTAGAGAAGCCACCTGTTGGAAAAGACCCCTATGGAAAAGAGTGAGCGGGTCTCGCTTCTTATGGCCATTACGTGAAAGAGCTGCAGAAAGCACAGGACCGAGAAAACCATGGTCTGCCAGTGGGTGTTGTTGTGGTCGATGTACCACATTTGGGTCAAAAGGCAGACGCCGCCGATGAAAAGCCCCACCCACATGGCGTGGAAGCCGAGGCCGTGGGCGAAGATGCTTTCCGAGGGCCGCCTTGGGGGCCGCTCCATGATGTCCTTTTCCGCAGGCTCCACCGAAAGGGCCAGGGCGGGCAGGGCGTCGGTCATGAGGTTGATGTATAGAATCTGGATGGGCACAAGCGGTATGGGAAGGCCCAGGACCGGGGCCAGAAAAAGGGTCCACACCTCGCCCGCGTTGGTGGTTAAAAGGTATTTCACGAATTTTCTTATGTTGTCGTAAATCTTGCGCCCTTCCCGGACAGCCGCCACGATGGTGGCGAAGTTGTCGTCCAGAAGGATCATGTGGCTGGCCTCCTTGGCCACGTCCGTGCCGGTGATGCCCATGGAAACTCCGATGTCGGCGCGTTTCAGTGCCGGGGCGTCGTTCACGCCGTCGCCGGTCATGGCCACGTACTGGCCCCTTTCCTGGAGGGCTTTGACGATCATGAGCTTCTGCTCCGGGGCGACCCTCGCGTAGACCCTTATGTCCTCCACCCTTTTGGCGAAATCCTCCGGCGACATTCTGGCCAGCTCCCGGCCCGTGATGGCGGCGCGGGAATCATCCTTCCAGATGCCCAGCTTCATGGCTATGGCGCGCGCAGTCACCGGGTGGTCGCCCGTTATCATCACCGGGTGGATGCCCGCCGTGCGGCAGAGGGCCACGGCGTTTCTGGCCTCCTCCCGTGGCGGGTCCATGAGGCCCGCTAGCCCCAGAAGGGTGAGGCCGTTTTCCACGTTTTCCGGGGACAGGTCTTCGGGAAGGCTCTCCCAGCGGCGCATTGAAAGGCACAGGACCCGAAGGCCCGACGCGGCCATTTTTTCGTTGGCCCTTGAAAGGGCGCTGACGTCAACCGGCCTTTTTTCCTCGGAAAAAAGGGTCTCGACCGAGCGCTCGAAGAGGACATCCGGCGCGCCCTTGGTGAAGGAGACGAAGCCGTTTTCCAGGCGGTGGAAGGTGGTCATGGCCTTCCGGTCGGAATCGAAGGGAAGCTCGGCCACGCGCGGAAAGGCCTCTTCGAGATGCCCCTTGTCGAAGCCCTTTTCTGCGGCCAGAACGTAGAGGGCGGTCTCGGTGGGGTCGCCCACCGCGTTTCCCGAAGCGTCCCTGCGTGCGTCGTTGGAAAGGGCCAGGGCCAGGAGAAACCAGTCAGCCGCAAGATAGTCGTCGGGAAAGACGTCGGCCCCGGCGCGGGAGGCGATGCCCTCCGCCGGAACGCGCTCTCCGGCAAACCAAGCCTCGGTGAGCTTCATGCGGTTCATGGTCAGGGTGCCGGTCTTGTCGGTGCAGATGTATGTGACCGAACCCAGGGTCTCCACTGCCGGGAGCTTGCGCATGAGGGCGTTTTGCCTCACCATCTTGCGGGCCCCAAGGGCGAGGCTTATGGTGACCACCGCCGGAAGGGCCTCCGGGATGGCGGCCACGGCAAGGGACACGGCGGTCAGGAGCATCAGGAGGGGGTCTTCGCCACGGGCCACGCCCACGCCGAAAACCACCACGCAGATGAACAGGATCACCACCGCAAGGCGCTTGCCGAAGGAGGCCATGCGCTTTTGAAGGGGGGTTTTGACCTCCTGCTCTGTGTCCAGCATGGCGGCGATCTTGCCCAGCTCGGTCTTCATGCCCGTGGCGACAACCACACCAAGGCTGCGCCCGTAGGTGGCAAAGGTTCCTGCGTATGCCATGTTGAGCCGGTCGCCCAGGGGCGGGTTTTCATCTGAAATGGGGCGGGAGTTTTTTTCCACGGGCACGGACTCGCCGGTGAGGGCGGCCTCCTCCACAGAAAACTTCACCGCCTCCACAAGCCGCACGTCGGCGGGAACCACGCTTCCGGCCTCCATCACAACGATATCGCCCGGAACCACCCGAAAAGCGGCCACGTGCTCCGGCGCTCCGTCCCTGATCACCACCGCTGCCGGCGCGGCCATCTTCTTCAGGGCTTCCATTGCCTTTTCGGCACGGTATTCCTGAACGAATCCGATTATGGCGTTCACAACCACTATCACCACTATGGCCACGGTGTCGGCCACCTCTCCCAAAATCCCGGAAACCACGGCGGCCACCATCAGAACCACGATCATGACATCCGCGAACTGGGCCAGGAGCATCTTCCACACAGAGGCCCCGCCCTTTTCGGCCAGGGCGTTGGGGCCGTATTCTTCGAGCCGCTTCCCGGCCACGGCTGCGGAAAGCCCCGTAAACCCGGTCTCAAGCCCGGAAAAAACCTCCTGGGTGTCCAACTGGTGCCAGTTCATTAAAAACTCCCGTTTAGGAAAAAAGTGACATGACCCAAAACGGCGCGGGGCCGCCCCGAATCAAAATGTTTAACCCGAAAAATAGCCGCGTGCAAGAATAACCGGATCAGCGCCCGGTTCCGAACCAGGAGGCGAGGCGGCTGTGGCGGTGGGTGAACAGGGCCTTCACGATAATTTTCGCAAGGGGGGCGGCAAGGGCCAGCCTGGGGGCGAAGGTGAGGGTGTCGGTGAGGCTTGCGCCGCCCGGAGCGGGGGCTATGGTGCGCTCGTGGGACCAGTGGGCCATGGAGAGCATGGGGGATTTTTCCAGGAAGCGCCGGGGCGGGTCCAGTTCGACCAGGGTAACGTCGTCGTAATCAACCGGAATGACCCCGAAAAGAAGCACCCACGAGCGGCACAGGCGCTTTCCCAGGGGCACGGTTTCCGGGGTGAGGGCCTTCACGGATTTGGGGAAGGTCATGGAAAGCCAGGGGTACAACTCGTGGGCGATGCCTTCGGGGGTCGTGACCCTCTGCCAGATTTTTTCCGGAGAGGCGGTAAGCCTTGTGGTTATCGTGAACACGGAAGTCGGGGTCATGGACAAGGCTCCTGTGGTTATGGCGTTACCGAAAAAAATCGGATGTCAGATCTGGCCCCTGAGATATGCCCACAGGAGCCCGAAGTATTCGTGGAACGCTGCGGAGCTTGCCGAAAGGGCCGAGATGTTGGGCGCAAGGGCGCTCCGTCCGGCGTTGTTGAGGCGCAAGGACAGGCTTCCGGCGGGCGCGGGAACCGGATTCAGGCCTGCCTTTTTGAAGAGCCTGACGGCCCTGTGCATGTGCGATGCCGAGGTCACCACGGCAAAGGGGCGGCCAGCCACCAGGGGCTTCACGAAAAGGGGGTGCTCGCAGGTCACGCGGGAACAGGGCTCAAGGATGATCTCCGACGCCGGGACCCCAAGGGCAAGGGCGCGGGCGGCCAGTACGTCCGCCTCCGAGACCGGGGCCCCGCAGGGCGCGCCCGAAAGCACCAGGCGGCTTTCCGGGTTAAGCCTCTTTATCCGTATGCCCTCGAAAAGGCGCTCGCTGCTGGCCTCGGAATATTGCCCGCCTCCAAGAACCACAACGAAATCCACCGGCTGACCGGCATAGGCGGGGTAGCGGCCCTCAAGGGGGGCCAAAAGGAGAAGGGCCGTGGGGCGGATGGAAAAAAGGAAGAGGATCAGAAATCCGGCGGACATGAGAAGCCGCCCGGCCCTCATCTTTTTGGAGAACCGGGAAAGCGCCAGACCGGTGGCGAGAACCACCACAACCCACGACAGGGGCAGGGTGAACCAGGACAGGATGTTTTTGAGAAACAGTGTCACCGTGATCGAATTTTCTGTTTCGCCGGGTTCAGCCCCTGTAGTTGCTGTGAAGCAGGAAGGCGAATGCCGCCAGAATGGCTATCACGAACCCGAAACCCAGGTAAAACATGGTGAAGGTGCTGAACCTTTCCACTCCCTCGCCCAGAAGCATGTTGCTGTTGGCGATATAGCCCCAGTAGAGGGTGAACAGGTAATTGATGATGAGGGAGAGCTTCAGACGCCCCGCCAGCAGGGTGAGGGTTGTGGCTAAAAGCAGGGCCGCCACCTGGTACAGGGGGATGCTTATTTCGGCTTCCAGCAGTTCGGGCGGCAGACAGAACACGAGCAC
Proteins encoded:
- a CDS encoding cation-translocating P-type ATPase; translation: MNWHQLDTQEVFSGLETGFTGLSAAVAGKRLEEYGPNALAEKGGASVWKMLLAQFADVMIVVLMVAAVVSGILGEVADTVAIVVIVVVNAIIGFVQEYRAEKAMEALKKMAAPAAVVIRDGAPEHVAAFRVVPGDIVVMEAGSVVPADVRLVEAVKFSVEEAALTGESVPVEKNSRPISDENPPLGDRLNMAYAGTFATYGRSLGVVVATGMKTELGKIAAMLDTEQEVKTPLQKRMASFGKRLAVVILFICVVVFGVGVARGEDPLLMLLTAVSLAVAAIPEALPAVVTISLALGARKMVRQNALMRKLPAVETLGSVTYICTDKTGTLTMNRMKLTEAWFAGERVPAEGIASRAGADVFPDDYLAADWFLLALALSNDARRDASGNAVGDPTETALYVLAAEKGFDKGHLEEAFPRVAELPFDSDRKAMTTFHRLENGFVSFTKGAPDVLFERSVETLFSEEKRPVDVSALSRANEKMAASGLRVLCLSMRRWESLPEDLSPENVENGLTLLGLAGLMDPPREEARNAVALCRTAGIHPVMITGDHPVTARAIAMKLGIWKDDSRAAITGRELARMSPEDFAKRVEDIRVYARVAPEQKLMIVKALQERGQYVAMTGDGVNDAPALKRADIGVSMGITGTDVAKEASHMILLDDNFATIVAAVREGRKIYDNIRKFVKYLLTTNAGEVWTLFLAPVLGLPIPLVPIQILYINLMTDALPALALSVEPAEKDIMERPPRRPSESIFAHGLGFHAMWVGLFIGGVCLLTQMWYIDHNNTHWQTMVFSVLCFLQLFHVMAIRSETRSLFSIGVFSNRWLLYAVFLSFALQLATIYTPVLNPIFNTEPLTIKELGITIGVSFSIFVAVEIEKAVKRIVAMRRRKKDAA
- a CDS encoding YdcF family protein, which codes for MTLFLKNILSWFTLPLSWVVVVLATGLALSRFSKKMRAGRLLMSAGFLILFLFSIRPTALLLLAPLEGRYPAYAGQPVDFVVVLGGGQYSEASSERLFEGIRIKRLNPESRLVLSGAPCGAPVSEADVLAARALALGVPASEIILEPCSRVTCEHPLFVKPLVAGRPFAVVTSASHMHRAVRLFKKAGLNPVPAPAGSLSLRLNNAGRSALAPNISALSASSAAFHEYFGLLWAYLRGQI